One segment of Cardiocondyla obscurior isolate alpha-2009 linkage group LG15, Cobs3.1, whole genome shotgun sequence DNA contains the following:
- the LOC139108565 gene encoding uncharacterized protein — translation MALRRLISLERKLRLDPTLMVEYTRIINEYKELGHMSLVENFDKHGYYMPHHAVMKASSNTTKVRVVFDASAKTNNKRSLNDILMVGPTIQDKLMAHLIRFRAYIYVISSDIEKMYRQIWLNEKDRHYQRILWREDGKIKTFQLNTLTFGVSSSPYVAIRTIQKLADDERHSYPRAADILQNHMYVDDLLTGANSIEETRAIRDDVIALLKRGGFTIRQWASNDLRVINDLSNEVIHKNLTLKIDQALKTLGVSWNTRDDRIYYSADSIKINKIITKREILSQIARIFDPMGLLGPVVLYAKKMMQDVWRTEIHWDESVPQSIYTEWTEFTRQLKDIHRVSFERKILIKDYRNTQIHGFCDASTHGYGACLYLRSIDKNGKIMNRLICSKSRVAPLKTISIPRLELCGALLLARLFSEIIKTINLTPNRVIFWCDSTIVLHQIKTAPHLLKTYVANRVSEISNLVSSAEWKYIRSKGNPADAISRGQTPHVFLQNKMWQEGPPWLTKNENEWPSGDYQAIDIPELKTNTCLVITYNEPILFQRFSSFSKLCRIIAYCLRFKLKHRYTGALCADEINEAETRIIKIVQNLFFALDIKKLSDTRSQYNGKFVNLNPFLDDQGLMRVGGRLQLSNLNFTQKHPLLLPSRYHLTDKLIRETHERNCHAGIQTTLYILRRKYWLLDGRNQVRKVIRSCMRCHRFTAKSVQYKMGNLPAVRVREAIPFSNTGIDFCGPFFIKEKKYRNRTRIKVYVCVFVCMTIKAIHFELVSDLTTEGFMAALRRFVARRGLPENIYSDNGTNFIGANNELRELYALFNSDEHRNSLNNYASDHRVAWHFIPPAAPHFGGLWESTVKLFKHHLKRVVGDSLFTFEELNTFIIEIEGVLNSRPITAISSDPNDPLALSPAHYLVGRPITALPETDFKSVPANKLSVWQHIIKVRQDFWAKWNMEYLNELQKRVKWTKDGPKVEVGAVVLIKDKNMPCTQWLLGRIKLLHTGEDGTTRAATITTKNGELKRTTKCICPLPIEK, via the coding sequence ATGGCTCTCAGACGATTGATATCATTAGAGCGTAAACTTAGATTAGATCCGACTTTAATGGTCGAATATACACGAATTATTAACGAATATAAGGAATTGGGACACATGTCCTTGgttgaaaattttgataaacacGGTTATTATATGCCGCATCACGCGGTGATGAAGGCTTCTAGCAATACGACAAAGGTTCGAGTTGTTTTTGACGCGTCGGCTAAAACAAACAATAAACGTTCACTAAACGATATCCTAATGGTCGGACCAACAATTCAAGATAAGTTAATGGCACATTTAATTCGTTTCCGGGCatatatttacgtaatttcgtctgatattgaaaaaatgtaCAGACAGATCTGGCTAAACGAAAAGGACAGACATTATCAGCGCATTTTATGGCGTGAAGACGGAAAGATAAAAACCTTTCAACTGAATACATTAACTTTTGGAGTGTCGTCTTCACCGTATGTCGCGATTCGTACTATCCAAAAACTTGCTGATGATGAACGTCATTCATATCCTCGGGCGGCCGATATTCTTCAAAATCATATGTATGTTGACGACTTATTAACGGGCGCTAACTCTATTGAAGAAACGCGAGCCATTAGAGACGATGTAATTGCACTATTAAAGCGGGGTGGTTTCACTATAAGGCAATGGGCGTCAAACGATCTCCGTGTAATCAATGATTTGTCCAATGAagtaatacataaaaatttaacgttaaaaattgacCAGGCTTTAAAAACATTAGGAGTTTCGTGGAATACTCGGGATGACCGAATTTATTACTCAGCcgattctattaaaattaataaaataataacaaaacgCGAAATTTTATCGCAGATAGCGCGCATTTTTGATCCGATGGGACTCTTGGGCCCAGTCGTATTATACGCAAAGAAAATGATGCAGGATGTATGGAGGACAGAGATACATTGGGATGAATCTGTCCCTCAGAGTATTTATACAGAATGGACTGAATTTACTCGTCAATTAAAGGATATACATCGCGTTTCATtcgaacgaaaaatattaattaaagattaccGAAATACCCAAATACATGGATTTTGCGACGCGAGTACTCACGGCTATGGTGCTTGTCTATACTTACGATCGATcgataaaaatggaaaaatcaTGAATAGATTGATATGTTCGAAATCGCGTGTCGCGCCATTAAAAACAATCTCCATTCCACGATTAGAATTGTGCGGCGCACTGTTATTAGCGAGATTATTTTCGGAAATTATTAAGACCATAAATCTTACGCCTAATAGAGTCATTTTTTGGTGTGACTCAACTATAGTGTTGCATCAGATTAAAACAGCACCGCACCTACTTAAAACGTATGTAGCAAATAGAGTGTCCGAAATTTCAAATCTTGTTAGTTCTGCAGAATGGAAATATATTAGATCAAAGGGTAATCCGGCCGACGCGATTTCGAGAGGACAGACACCGCATGTtttcttacaaaataaaatgtggCAAGAAGGTCCACCATGGTTAACAAAAAATGAGAATGAATGGCCTAGCGGAGATTATCAAGCAATCGATATTCcagaattaaaaacaaataccTGTTTAGTCATAACATATAACGAACCCATATTGTTTCAaagattttcttctttttcaaaattatgtaGAATCATTGCTTATTGCttgcgatttaaattaaaacatagaTACACCGGAGCTTTATGTGCGGACGAGATTAATGAAGCCGAAACTCGTATCATTAAAATcgttcaaaatttattttttgctcttgatattaaaaaattatcagatACACGTTCTCAATATAATGGTAAATTTGTAAATCTCAATCCGTTTCTGGATGATCAAGGTTTAATGCGCGTCGGTGGACGGTTACAATTGTCGAATTTGAATTTCACGCAAAAACATCCATTATTACTTCCGAGTAGATATCACTTaactgataaattaattcggGAAACTCATGAGAGAAATTGTCATGCGGGTATACAAACGACACTCTACATTCTTCGTCGTAAATATTGGTTGCTTGATGGCCGGAATCAGGTTCGAAAGGTGATACGTTCATGCATGCGGTGTCATCGTTTCACAGCTAAGAGCGTTCAGTACAAAATGGGTAATCTTCCCGCAGTACGAGTGCGTGAGGCAATACCATTTTCCAACACTGGCATTGATTTTTGCGGACCCTTTTTTATAAAGgagaaaaaatatcgaaatcgGACTCGTATCAAGGTTTATGTCTGTGTATTTGTATGCATGACTATAAAGGCGATTCATTTTGAATTAGTTAGCGATCTTACCACAGAGGGTTTTATGGCCGCGCTACGACGATTTGTTGCGCGACGCGGATTACCGGAGAATATATATTCCGACAACGGAACAAATTTTATAGGCGCGAACAATGAATTGAGAGAATTATACGCATTATTTAATTCAGATGAACAtagaaattcattaaataattacgcttCAGATCACCGTGTGGCGTGGCATTTTATTCCTCCGGCAGCTCCGCACTTCGGTGGGTTATGGGAATCGACGGTCAAGCTATTTAAACATCATCTGAAAAGAGTAGTCGGTGATTCATTATTCACGTTCGAAGAGCTGAACACGTTTATAATAGAAATCGAGGGTGTTTTGAATTCGAGACCTATCACTGCCATATCCTCTGACCCAAACGATCCACTTGCTCTTTCTCCTGCTCATTACTTAGTTGGTAGGCCTATAACAGCTTTACCAGAAACTGATTTTAAATCTGTTCCAGCCAATAAACTTTCCGTTTGGCAACATATTATTAAGGTTCGCCAAGATTTCTGGGCGAAATGGAACATGGAATATTTAAATGAGCTTCAAAAACGTGTTAAGTGGACTAAAGACGGACCCAAGGTGGAAGTCGGAGCCGTCGTCTTAATTAAAGACAAGAATATGCCATGCACTCAATGGTTATTAGGCAGAATCAAATTGCTTCATACCGGTGAAGATGGCACAACACGAGCGGCAAcaattacaacaaaaaacGGAGAACTTAAAAGGACAACAAAATGTATTTGTCCTTTAccgatagaaaaataa
- the LOC139108566 gene encoding uncharacterized protein yields the protein ILQKRTALKSQITGLANLFEKGTADNTALKLRLNRLTVLYNAFEEYNDELAILDPDDVHQTEFSQIQERFYSLASKIENFLNTTGLANASTSSVSSGNPSDNSVPTANKRRMKLPDAPLPTFNGKYENWLSFKNAFHDRIGSQADLSDIDKLHYLKSALTDDAASKINVLSVDGINYAKAWSLLERSYEVKRILISRHLSKILNLPILERESTSGLTKLADDTQQHLASLSALGVSVGSEMVVHILETKLPKHTIDKWEIGLERDEVPTLDQLYEFLYKTAVSASKRERAKSSDSERNKSEPPIKRRKFQSANQAFVANTTPNCAACKIKRHPIYLCDAFKKLTVQKRIDLVKKARLCYICLRSHNNKPCKFMNCTICNKRHNSLLHIENYTPIHKSDATQSVIVKKD from the coding sequence ATACTACAGAAACGAACCGCGTTAAAGTCGCAAATAACGGGTTTAGCTAATTTGTTTGAGAAAGGAACCGCAGACAATACCGcgttaaaattacgtttaaatcgCTTGACTGTTTTATATAACGCATTCGAGGAATATAATGACGAATTAGCAATACTCGATCCTGACGACGTACATCAAACTGAATTCTCTCAAATTCAGGAGCGTTTTTATAGTCTCGCTAGTAAGATTGAAAACTTTTTGAATACTACAGGTTTAGCTAACGCGAGTACCAGTAGTGTAAGTAGCGGAAATCCTTCAGATAATTCGGTACCGACGGCGAACAAACGCAGAATGAAATTACCCGATGCGCCTTTGCCGACATTTAACGGAAAGTATGAGAACTGGTTGTCTTTTAAGAATGCCTTTCATGATAGGATCGGCTCACAGGCGGATTTGTCTGACAtagataaattacattatttgaaGTCTGCACTGACTGATGACGCCGCtagcaaaataaatgtattatcgGTTGACGGAATCAATTATGCGAAAGCCTGGTCATTACTAGAACGCTCTTATGAAGTCAAACGGATATTAATTTCACGGCATTTGTccaagatattaaatttaccaaTATTAGAAAGGGAATCAACTAGCGGCTTGACTAAATTAGCGGATGATACGCAACAGCATCTCGCGTCTCTGAGTGCGCTCGGAGTTTCCGTCGGATCCGAAATGGTCGTACATATTCTTGAAACTAAATTGCCAAAACATACCATCGATAAATGGGAGATTGGTCTCGAACGCGACGAAGTTCCGACACTCGATCAATTGTACGAgtttttgtataaaaccgcGGTTTCCGCGTCTAAACGTGAACGCGCTAAATCATCCGATTCTGAACGAAATAAATCCGAACCTCCTATTAAACGTCGGAAATTCCAATCCGCGAATCAAGCGTTTGTCGCGAATACAACACCAAACTGCGCGGCGTGTAAGATTAAACGACATCCGATTTATTTGTGtgatgcatttaaaaaattaacagtcCAAAAACGCATTGATTTAGTTAAAAAGGCACGGTTGTGTTACATCTGTTTACGTTCTCACAATAATAAACCGTGTAAATTTATGAACTGCACAATTTGTAATAAACGCCATAATTCACTTTTGCATATCGAAAATTATACCCCTATCCATAAATCTGACGCGACGCAATCTGTAATTGTTAAAAAGGATTGA
- the LOC139108567 gene encoding uncharacterized protein — protein sequence MSEDDRPYFAEQAFKRSLNRKIHKLVTKRLRLDRINNIVKYQFFNDNNNTIDTEESSTPCYQSSDCETYDISFQESQVEQNNVPDIELRLSLSGNEIDNTDLISDTANINDSNSVLGSVLSSVSSTVSLQVQKDSVSYFESSSSDDEQEFNFTNNEKGEYVKIVLKEWACEPGILSKRKLDDLLAKLHPIFPNLPLSYKTLLETPSINLMPVNGGDLWYKGITYNLNSMNLQEYLTRYQEIVIDVNINGLPLHKSSSVRFWPILGRLIRTKNEPFIIAIFKGRVDPNVNDFLEPFVQEINNLFQNGYLHNNIVYKFFIRHYILDAPARAKVKCCIEHGGYCGCEKCEVVGEWIDNRMTYVELDKTLRTDESFRNQKQLYHHQGYSPLLNVALLISQFRLDALHLIDLGVFKRFLLALWKWNGPWKLHRNSIADMSNKLVTLKDSCPSDFNRLPRSFEDFSFMKGTEYRRLLLYDGVVIFRNSFHKNIYKLFLLLHTGIYILRSPVFVKTHCQYANELLRTFIKYSAKVFGSKFVVYNVYSMCHLSKECEEHGALDDFSAYPFENKLFSIKKSLQSSYKPLKQAAYRDLEKKHVKIIFEDHENEVQLRHSTFVRDEIIDGLHYKSIIVNDTGFKCNMKDSCFKTIYNDIVILHNIIVKDGTVFFIGYSFIKNGNAYEYPLSSSELGIVQVSDLSNERRVFYLTEVVAKCWLIPDGENFICFPLLHTLPLLK from the exons ATGTCAGAGGACGATAGACCA tATTTTGCGGAACAAGCTTTTAAAAGATCATTAAATCGAAAGATACACAAGCTTGTTACAAAACGCCTTAGATTagatagaattaataatattgtgaAATACCAATTCTTTAATGATAATAACAATACTATTGATACAGAAGAAAGTAGTACACCTTGTTATCAATCATCTGATTGTGAAACTTACGATATCAGTTTTCAAGAAAGTCAGGTTGAACAAAATAATGTTCCAGACATTGAACTTAGACTGAGTTTATCAGGCAATGAAATAGATAATACTGATTTGATTAGTGATACTGCAAATATTAATGACAGTAATAGCGTTTTAGGTAGTGTTCTAAGTAGCGTTTCAAGTACCGTTTCATTGCAAGTTCAGAAAGATTCTGTTAGTTATTTTGAAAGTTCATCTTCAGATGATGAgcaagaatttaattttactaataatgaaaaaggtgaatatgttaaaatagttttaaaagaGTGGGCTTGTGAGCCAGGAATACTGTCAAAAAGAAAACTAGATGATCTTCTTGCAAAACTTCATCCTATATTTCCAAATTTACCTTTAAGTTATAAAACTCTTTTAGAAACTCCTAGTATTAATTTGATGCCAGTTAATGGTGGAGACCTTTGGTACAAAggaattacatataatttaaattctatgAATTTGCAAGAATATTTGACACGTTATCAAGAAATTGTCATTGATGTTAATATAAATGGTCTTCCTCTCCACAAAAGTTCTTCAGTCAGATTTTGGCCTATATTAGGTAGACTTATAAGAACGAAAAATGAACCTTTTataatagcaatttttaaaggAAGAGTTGATCCTAACGTTAATGATTTTCTCGAGCCTTTCgtgcaagaaattaataatttattccaaaATGGTTATTTACACAacaatattgtatataaattttttattagacattatattttagatgCACCAGCTCGTGCAAAAGTAAAGTGTTGCATAGAGCATGGAGGATACTGTGGTTGTGAGAAGTGTGAGGTTGTTGGAGAGTGGATTGATAATCGAATGACATATGTTGAACTTGATAAAACTTTAAGAACTGATGAGTCATTTCGTAATCAAAAACAACTATATCACCATCAGGGCTATTCTCCATTGCTTAATGTTGCTCTTTTAATATCTCAGTTTCGTTTAGACGCGCTACATCTTATTGATTTAGGAGTTTTTAAGAGATTTTTATTAGCACTTTGGAAGTGGAACGGACCATGGAAGTTACATCGTAATTCTATTGCAGATATGTCTAATAAATTGGTAACGTTGAAAGATTCGTGTCCATCTGATTTTAATAGATTACCTAGAAGTTTtgaagatttttcttttatgaaagGCACGGAATATAGACGACTTTTGTTGTATGATGGTGTTGTCATTTTCCGTAATTCGttccataaaaatatttataaactttttttattactccaTACGGGCATTTACATATTGAGAAGTCCCGTGTTTGTGAAAACTCATTGTCAATATGCAAATGAGTTATTaagaacttttattaaatattctgcAAAAGTATTTGGAAGTAAATTTGTGGTATACAACGTCTACAGTATGTGCCACTTGTCAAAAGAATGCGAAGAACATGGCGCACTTGATGATTTCAGTGCTTATCCTTTCGAAAATAAGTTattctcaataaaaaaatctttacaaTCTAGTTATAAACCATTGAAACAAGCTGCATACCGTGACTTAGAGAAAAAACATGTCAAAATTATCTTTGAAGATCATGAAAATGAAGTGCAATTACGTCACAGTACATTTGTACGTGATGAAATAATAGACGGTTTACATTATAAAAGTATCATTGTAAATGATACAGGTTTTAAGTGCAACATGAAAGATTCAtgttttaaaactatttataaTGATATTGTAATTCTGCACAACATAATTGTAAAAGACGGTACAGTTTTCTTTATTGGGtactcttttattaaaaatggaaATGCCTATGAGTATCCTCTATCTTCGTCAGAACTAGGCATTGTACAAGTTTCAGATCTCAGCAACGAAAGACGTGTTTTTTATCTAACTGAAGTTGTTGCCAAATGTTGGCTTATTCCTGacggagaaaattttatatgcttTCCATTGTTACATACTTTGCCTCTTCTTAAGTAA